GATTTTGTTTCCTAACATCACTAAATCATTAAAGTTGTTTTATTACAACCAGCATatagcaaaaaaaaaatttataatattaaattattgaaCCTTTTTAAAACATAAGCTATTCAAACCTCCCTATAGATAAATACAAAAAGAATTTAAGGGCTAATGTAATAAAGTGATTTTATTACAGCCAACACAACTGACATAACACTAACATAACAATTTATCACAAATTGTAAAGTTATTTTCTGACACAACATAATACTAATTCAAGCTTCAAGGAGAGTAAATATTGAACCTTTTTAAAACATAAGCTATTCAAACCTCCCTATAGATAAATACAAAAAGAATTTAACGGCTAATGTAATAAAGTGATTTTATTACAGCCAACACAACTGACATAACATGAACATAACAATTTATCACAAATTGTAAAGTTATTTTCTGACACAACCTAATACTAATTCAAGCTTCAAGGAGAGTCTTCCTAATACTTTCCAATACTCCTGCCACCTCTCTAGCTGTGGGTCTTTCATTGGGGGGCTGCTTTGAACACTCCAACGCAGTAAGAAAGAAGGAAATGAGGCATTGATTTATTTCATATTCTCCTGTATCCTCCATCATTCTCATGTCAATTATCTCTTCCAATTTGTTGTCAAAATGCATGCTTACCCACTTGTGGAGGTTCATTTCTCCCACAAACATATGGTTGGTTGGACTCTTTCCAGTCGCCATCTCCAATGGCATAATACCGTAACTGTAAATATCGCCCCTCGTGGATACCTTCCCACCAAGTCCATACTCTACATCGTAAAAGCAAAAgaacgaatcttgttagagatgTACAGAAGACATTTGGAAATGGACAAATATATGAGAAGAAAGATAATTGCATGACTGCAAGCAATACCTGGTGCAATGTAACCCATGGATCCTTTTAGAGCTAGAGTGGAAATACCTCCTGAGCTAGTGGTACTGGTGCCTGAACCATAAATTATTCGAGAAATCCCAAAATCTGCTATATGTGCTGTCATGTCCTCGCCCAGAAGAATGTTACTTGGTTTTATATCACAATGTATAATTTGTTGAAAACAGTCATGATGTAGATGTTCTAGTCCATGGATAACATCGATTGCTATGTTCAATATCTCAATGAAGGTCAATGAGATACAACTTGAAAGCAAAAGTGTCTCCAGATTTCCTTTGGCCATGAACTCTAGAACCAATATTTTGCGCCCGAATTTTGAACAGAAGGATATGATTTTCACCAGATTCCTGTGCCTGACTTCTGCCAACACTTTACATTCCCTGAAGAAGCTCTTCCTGGCTTCTTCATTTTCCAAATTCAGATGCTTGAAAGCAGCTTCTCTATTATCACCCATAATACCTTTGTACACTG
The nucleotide sequence above comes from Cryptomeria japonica chromosome 11, Sugi_1.0, whole genome shotgun sequence. Encoded proteins:
- the LOC131079428 gene encoding probable LRR receptor-like serine/threonine-protein kinase At3g47570; this translates as MKSDVPSHILHLKVMDDREISYQEIVKATDGFDQKNLIGTSSFGSVYKGIMGDNREAAFKHLNLENEEARKSFFRECKVLAEVRHRNLVKIISFCSKFGRKILVLEFMAKGNLETLLLSSCISLTFIEILNIAIDVIHGLEHLHHDCFQQIIHCDIKPSNILLGEDMTAHIADFGISRIIYGSGTSTTSSGGISTLALKGSMGYIAPEYGLGGKVSTRGDIYSYGIMPLEMATGKSPTNHMFVGEMNLHKWVSMHFDNKLEEIIDMRMMEDTGEYEINQCLISFFLTALECSKQPPNERPTAREVAGVLESIRKTLLEA